CTTCACCTCCCGGATAGCATCAAATTTGCATATCTGCGCACAGACTCCACACCCGCTGCACAGGGAAGTGATTACAGCGCACTTATTTTCTTCGTCAAACTCAATTGCCGGGCAGCCGAATTTAACACACTGCTTGCAGCCTTCACACTTTTCAGGGTCAACGATATAAGGGACTCTTTTGATCCCTGCCCTTTTTCCGGAGATTACGCAGGGCTGTTTTGCAATGACCACGGCTGTCCCTTCAAATTCCTTTGCGGCTTTGAAAGCTTCCTGGGTCTCTTCAAGATTGTAAGGGTCAACTACAGTTACAAACCCTGCACCCATTGCTTTGCAGAGTTCGGCAAGTGAAACCTCGACTGTAGGCTCTCCTGTGACCGTAAAGCCGACTCCCGGATTTGGCTGATGGCCTGTCATTGCAGTTATGCGGTTATCAAGGATGGTGACCGTAATATTGGCTTTATTGAAGACCGCATTCAGGAGAGAATTCATGCCTGTATGGAAAAAAGTCGAGTCCCCTATAGAACAGCAGATGGGGCGCTTTTCTCCTGCATGGTAAAGCCCCGATGCAATGCTTATGCTTGAACCCATGCAGAGCGTGGTCTCAACTGTCCCGCTCTGGATCCCAAGAGTATAGCAGCCAATGTCACTTGGGTAGATAGCGTCCTTTCCGAAAACTTTTTTCATGGAATAAAAGGTCGCCCTGTGGGAACACCCTGCACAGAGAGAAGGCGGACGCGGGGCAAGTTCAAGGGGGACTTTTCCGGAGTCGGGCTCTATATCCAGGTCAAAAGCTTTCCTGAGGGCTTCAAGGAAGGCGCTAACATCCAGTTCCCCTTCCCGCGAAACAAAACCCCCTTCTTTTCCGAGAACGGAAACTTCAAGCCCGGCTTCCTGGGCAAGTATTCTTACCTGTTCTTCAACAACCGGTTCGAGCTCTTCAAAAATGAGGACCGTGTCAACTGTGCTTAGCAGTTCCAGGATAAGCTTTCTCGGGACAGGATAGGTCCCTATTTTCAGGAAAGAAGCTTCAAGCCCGAGTTCCCGAAGGGCTTCTTTTGCATAAACGGATGCGATTCCTGAACCTATTACTCCCATCTTTGCCCCGGGTTTAATTTCAAGGGAATTCCAGGGAGACTCTGCAAGTTCGTCTTCCATTGCCTGCTGGATAGAAAGGATATGAGTGTGGCGGGGGCGGGCATTCTTGGGAAGCATTACCCAGCGGTCAAGCAGTTTTTCAAAGTGTGGAACCGCCTTTTCTGCAGGGATTTCTCCCAGCTCGATATCCGACTTTCCATGTGAGATCCGGGTAGTGGGCCTGAAAATAACAGGGATTTCGAACTTTTCCGAAAACTCAAAAGCATAGGGAAGCATATCTTTGGCTTCCTGGGGGGTTGAAGGGTCAAAACAGGGCACAAGAGCAAACTGGGCATAGCGCCTTGTATCCTGCTCGTTCTGGGAGGAGTGGCAGGAAGGGTCATCGGCGACAATTGCGATCAGCCCGCCTTTTGTACCTGCATAGGCAAGGGTCATAAAAGGGTCGGCTGCAACATTTAACCCGACGTGCTTCATTGTTACGACAGACCTGACGCCTGTCCAGGCAGCTCCGACTGCGACTTCCATTGCAACCTTTTCGTTAACCGACCATTCTATGTGATAATCGCGGTCTTCGCGGGAAGCAAGCGTGTCTATAATCTCCGAAGAAGGGGTACCGGGATAGCCTGCAATGACCTGCACGCCTCCTTCAAGAAGCCCACGGGCAATAGCTACGTTTCCAAGCATATACTCACGCATCGTCATAATAACTGTCTCCAGTGTTTAGATGAGAAAAACACAACTAATTAAATTAAATATCAGTTTGAAAATAATTATATATCAATCCGAATCAATAAATTTGAAGTCATAAAGCAGATCAGGCAGATAAAACCTGCTATCCGCACACCAGGTAAAACTTTTGTATTACTCAAAATAACACGATCAATAATATACTTTCGGATAATCACAGATATACTTCCGGATAATAATCGATATATTTCCAAACGATAGCTGATATATTTCCAAATGATAGCTGATATACTTCCAAATGATAATCAGAAAAATATCTCCTTCAGAACTAGGAAACACAAAAAACATTCTCTATGAGCCAGAAAGAGAACAATAAAAATTAATAAACATTCATACACAGATTGAAAATAATAAATAGTAAAAAATTTAGACATATAAAATAAAAAATGAAATGAAGTAAAATGAAATGAAGTAAAATGAAATGAAGTAAAATGAAATGAAGTAAAATGAAATGAAGTAAAATGAAATGAAGTAAAATAAATTTAGAAAACATTTTTTAAATAAATAGAGGACGTTAAAAAGAGCTGAAAATCAGAAAATCCCTCTTAACCACCGTAATATAGTTTAACGAATGGATTGAATCAATTATCCAGTGAACGTGCTTTATCCAGAAACTCAGCAAGTTTTTTAATCTCTTCAAGCTCGAGGTCGAGTTCTTCACCTTTAAGTGATGCTTTGAAAAGTTCCCTTTTTGCGGGAATTTCAGCCAGGACATTAACGCAATTGACTGAATCCAGCATTTCTTCCCTTATATCCGGCTCGACTTTGTTGAGTACGAAGTAGACGCTGCAACCGCACTGCGCACCAAATTCATCGAACTTCTTGGAAAGCTTGAGGGATTCGTATGAAGGATCAATGACTACAAGGATGAGGTCAAAGTCCTTATCAACCCCGCGCCCGAAATGCTCGGTTCCGGCTTCGGTATCCACGATAACAATATCGTCTTTCCCGAGGTCAAGGTTTTCAAGAAACTCCCTCGTCAGTGTCCCCATAGGGCAGGCACAGCCTTCTCCATAATTATGGATCTTGCCAACAGCCATGAGCTTCAAATTACCTTTTTCCTCCACAAATTCCGGAGGCAGGTCGGAGAAATTCCATCTTTTATCGAAAAATCTGGACTGCTGCTGCACTTTCTGCCCGGAGGTTTCCCCGTTAGCTGCAAGCCCCCAGAACTGCGTTTTTTTCGGAGCTTCCCTCTGTTTTTCCTTAAAGCCCTTCTTTCCTCCGAAATATTCCATAAGGTCCCGAGGAGGTTTCAATCCGAGCTGGCTGTGCAGCCCGTAATTGGACTCGTCAATATCAAGCACAAGCACATTTTTCTTTTTTGCCATCTGCTTTGCCAGGAGAGCAGAAATCGTGCTCTTTCCGCTTCCTCCTTTTCCGCATACTGCTATTCTCATACAGTTCACCTGCCTTAGTAATTTATCCTGAAGGATTAAAAGCACTTCCTTTAAGCAGGTTTTATAAGTTGATATTGAAAAAGTTTTATGGGAAGTCAAAAATTGATCCTTTGCCGGGAAGATCTGCTGCAATCAATAGACAGTACTGTTTACCTGCACATGAGATGGTATTTTAAAGAGAAACGAATAAAACTCTGGCCACTATTTATGAGAAAAGAATTAATTTAAAGAAAATAGAAAAGAACAGCTGGATAAAGTCATAAAGATAGTGAGAAAAGGCAATATTAAGGGGGAGAAAAGCTGAGCTATTTATCCTGGATCTTTGGGGATTATCTGGTGAGTATTATTACAGCAGCAGTTACTCTTTTTCTGATTTTTGCAGTTGACCGCTTGCTTGCGAAAACAAAACTTACCTTTGCCGACGTCAAATTTGCAAAGCAGCTGATCCAGTTTATCATCCTCAGCATTGGCCTTATTCTGGTCGTGTTCAGTCTCCCGATTGCAGGAGAGTACAAGGAATCTATTCTCGGCCTGCTCGGTATCATCACCGGTGCTGCAGTTGCGCTGTCCTCCACGACTTTTATTGCCAATGCGATGTCCGGGATCATGCTAAGAATTATAAAGCCTTTCCGGATTGGGGATTACATTGAAAGTGAGAACATCTTCGGGAGAGTTACCGACATCCATATTCTTCACACCGAAATCCAGTCGATAGACAGGGACCTGGTAACTTTCCCAAACCTCAAACTGGTCTCTAATTCTTTAAAAACAATCAGGACTTCAGGCACCGTAATCTCTACCTGCGTTTCCCTGGGTTATGATGTCCCCCGCCAGAAGATAGAAAAAAACCTGCTCCTTGCCGCAGAAAAAGCCGGACTTGAAACTCCCTTCGTGCACATTCTGGAGCTTGGAGACTTTTCAGTCACATACAAGGTTGGGGGGCTTTTAAAGAATGTGGAAAACCTGATAACAGCCCGTTCTGATTTTAAAAAGGCTGTCCTTGATTCCCTTCATGAAGACCGCATCGAAATCGTCTCACCCACTTTCATGAACCAGAGAGTCCTGAAAGAAGGGGCTATCTTCATTCCTCCTGAAGAGCCTGCAGAAGTCGGAAAAACGGAAAAGTTCCCCGAAAAGAAACCAGAAGAAGTAATTTTTGATAAAGCGATAGAAGCTGAGATCCTGGGAAAGATCGGGTATCTCCTGGAATTACTGGAAAAGAAGGGAAAAGAACTTGAACAGCAGGTCAGCAGCATACCTGAAGAAGATGGAAAAGCCGATTTAAAGACAAAACTGGAGTTCCTGAAAGACAAAACAGGAGAAATAAAAGCCGAACTCGAAGTACTGAAAAAACAGATCGAAGAAACAGAAGAAAAACCCGAGCCTGAAATACGTTTAAGGCAGCTCCAGAGCCTTAACCTGAGAACCGACCGCCTGGACATCCGACGGAAAAAACTGGAAGAAGAACTTGAAAGAATTCTGGAAAAGGGGGAAGCAAAAAAAGCTTGAAGGAGTTCAGAGTTTAAAAAAGCTTGATAAATACAGTCCAGGATCACTCATCGATGGTATAGTTATTATCGCTTTTTTTTACTTCCTTCATCAGTACTCCTGCTGCTTTCCTTTTCTTTAGGGCAACAGTAATCATTCTCAATAAACCTCTTTCCTTTCCCATCGCCGCCGAGTCGGAAAATTAGATTGGAGCCACAGTTCGGGCAGCTTGTGGGTCGGGACTGGTCAAACTTTGCTTCCCACACATGATCGCATTCTTTGCAAAGAAAATGGATCCTGCACTCACCGGTATTAACGTATTCTCCTCCGGAAATTTCGATCGCTTTTCCGTTGACAAGAGCATCAGCCACCTTCTGTCGTGCCCTCTGGAGGTCGCTCCAGAAAGTTTTCCGGGATATTCCCATTCTGTCAGCAGCCTCGTTCTGTTCCATCTGGAGAAGGTCGCAAAGACGAATGGCCTCAATCTCTTCTATGGATAGATTGGCAGTTTCCAGACAGCAAAGAGGGATTTCCCTGGGCTTGTAATAGGTGGCCTTTGGAAAGCAAGATACCCTGCGCTTAACTCTGTTGACCATTAAAATACACTTATGTCGTACGTAATAAATATCTATCGATCGATATATTTTATTCAAATGGATTAAAATTTAAAAATAATAAAGACTGGAAGAATTGCTATTTCCATGGTTTTAAAATCCTCTTAAACTCAGCAATAGCTTTCTCATCATCCTGAATGTGCTATAAAATCAGAAGTAAACAAGAAATCAAGTATATTAAACTTAAATGGAAAGTTTCTTAGATCAGCTTCTTTGACTTCTTACTCCCCTTAACTCAATTAACAGTCAAAATACACAAAAGAGATGTGATATAAATAACTGACGCTATAGAGTATAATTATTGATGAAATTAAAAACTATGAACTCATTTTCAGGATTTGGTATTATAAGCACAGAAACAACAGCAATAACCGATAACAGTATAAAATACGATTAAAACCATGATCTTTACTTAACAGTTTTGTATCAATTGTCCCTCAATTACGTGACCATTTTCTGCCTTTCACACATGTTTTAACGTAAAAGTTCTACTAATTACTGATACTCTCTTTTACTTTTTATTCAAATAATTTCATGTTCTTTTCTTATTAAAAGGAGCCTACGATGCCTTTTTTAGAGTCCTATCATGAGTTAATAACTAGTAAAAATTTGGATAAGACTTATACAAAGGATTATTCTTATATTTATAATAAAACAGAATAAAAGTGTAAATTATTTATAGTACCTCGCTTATGTGTAATTTAAGAGAATGTCCGAAAAGTGATGGATTTACTGTAACTTCTACAATCAACGATCATAAATGAACGGATTCTGGATAATAAACACTAATTGTCCAATTGTAATTTTACAACATCCATAGAACTTTTCGGATTTCTCTAAGATCTCTTTTATTTTTATGAGATCACAGCTTTTCCTACTACAGGACTTACTACTACAGGACTTACTACTACAGGACTTAATACTACAGGACTTACTCAATTAGGTTAAAAATATAAACAGTGGACTTCCAACTTCTCAAGTCCAGGCTTTAACTATAATTCGCGATACTTGATTCTGTATTGTGGATGTGTAAAATGTTTAGTAAGTTAAAAAAGTTCTCTAAAAAGTTATTAAATAAATGGAGCTTTCAATAAAAAAGGAAATTATCTTCTTAAGCAAACCCATACTTTTTTCGGAACTTTTGAAGACCATCCAGGAAAATTCTCCGGGATACCCTATACTGCCAGTTGCTTCATTTCACTGTATATAGACAGGTCGTGAAAACAAATGGTTCAAGTTCTTCCAGTAGCACGTTAATAACTGCAAGACACTTAGCTGAATTTCACTGAGCTTTTACTAAGTAACTTCTGGGGTTTTTGACACCTTATTTACTCAATCAACCCTCAAACTACACAAAAGAGATGAAGTATATATAACTAATGCTTCAATGACATAACTATTGATAAAATTAACAGGTTTCGAATCGATTTGAAAGATTCAATATCAAAAGTATAAAACCAATAGCGATAAACTCATAAGTGCATAATATACAATGGAAACTGCAACGTATATTTAATAGCTTTATATATTATATTCTTTAGTCCGGTAGCTGCTTTCTGCCTGTTTGCACCTGATTTGAGGAAGGAGATCTACTGACCACCGGTAATTACATTTTTCTTCCTGTTCGAATAATTTCATGCGCTTTTTTTGAGAAAAAAGGCACAAGATACCGTTTTTGAGCTCATATAATGATTTAAATTCCTGTAATAAGTTCAGACGGAAAGTATACAAGAGAATCCTTTATTTTTATATTTAAACAGAACAAAAGTGTAAATTATTTATAATACGTCGCTAATGTGTAATTTAGGAGTATATCCGAAAAGTGCTATGCTTACTGTAACTTTTACAATCTGCGATACAAATGAACGGATTCCGGATAATAAACACTAATTGTCCAATTGTAATTTTACAACATCTATAGAACTTTTCGGACGGTCTCTAAGATCTCTTTTATTTTTATGAGATCACAACGTTTACTACTATAGGACTTACCCACTTGAGGTCAAAAATAAAAGCAGTGAACTCCCAATTTTTAAAATCCAAGTTTTAACTGCTTAATTTACTGTACTTTATTTTGTATTGTAAGTGTGTAAATTCTATAAAAAGTCAAAAACGATCTCTAAAAAAAGTCATTTAAGTAGCTGAAGCTTTCAAGAATCGTCGGTAAAGTGACTTTAAGTATATTTAGGAGGTAAAGCTAAAATGAGCAAATTAACTACTGGGAGTTTTTCAATAGAAGATCTTGAATCCGTTCAGATCACTATCAATAATATTGTAGGGGCAGCAAAGGAGGCTGCAGAAGAAAAAACAAAAGAGCTCGGTCATATGGGCCCAACTCCGTTCCCAGGTCTTGAAACCTACAGGGACGACTGGAACCTCAAATTGCTCGACCGCTATGAGCCTGTTGTCACCCCTATGTGTGATCAGTGCTGTTACTGCACATACGGTCCCTGTGACCTCTCAAACAACAAGAGAGGTGCCTGTGGTATCGACATGCTTGGCCACAACGGAAGGGAATTCTTCCTCCGTGTAATTACAGGTACTGCCTGTCACGCAGCCCATGGCCGCCACCTGCTTGACCATCTGATTGAAGTCTTTGGAGAAGAGTTACCTCTCAACCTCGGGCAATCCGATGTCCTGACCCCCAATATCACAATTACCACCGGGCAGAGACCACAGACCCTTGGAGAAATCAAACCTGCAATGGAACATGTTGAAGAGCAGCTAACCCAGCTCCTTGCAACCGTCCACGCAGGGCAGGAATCCGCAGAGATCGACTACGACTCAAAGGCTCTTTTCAGTGGAAGCCTGGACCACGTAGGAATGGAAATTTCCGATATAGTCCAGATCGCAGCCCTCGACTTCCCGAAGGCCGACCCAGAAGCCCCCCTCATTGAAATGGGTATGGGAACAATTGACAAAGACAAGCCATTCCTCTGTGTGATCGGACACAATGTAGGCGGTGTAACCTACATGATGGACTACATGGAAGAACACGAATTGACCGACAAGGTAGAACTCGGTGGGCTCTGCTGTACCGCAATCGACCTTACAAGGTACAAGGAAGCCGACAGGAGACCACCATACACCAAAGTCGTTGGTTCCATGTCCAAAGAGCTCAAGATCATCCGCTCTGGAATGCCTGATGTCATTGTCGTTGACGAACAGTGCGTCCGTGGTGACATTGTACCCGAAGCCCAGAAACTCAAGATTCCGGTCATCGCATCAAATGCAAAGATTATGTATGGTCTTCCCAACAGGACCGATGCCGGCGTTGAAGAGACAATTGAGGAACTCAAGTCCGGAGCAATTCCCGGTGCAGTGATCCTTGACTACGAAAAGCTTGGGGAAATCTCCGTAAGGCTCGCTCAGGAAATGCACCCGATCCGCGAAGCTGCTGGAGTCAGGGAAATCCCATCCGATGAACAGCTAAAGGAATGGGTTGACAAGTGTGCCGACTGTGGAGCCTGCTATCTGGCATGCCCGATTGAGCTGGACATTCCGGAAGCCATGAAGTTCGCCAAGCAGGGAGATTTCAGCTATCTTGAAGACCTCCACGATGCATGTATCGGCTGCCGCCGCTGCGAACAGGTCTGTAAGAAGGAAATCCCAATCCTTAGTGTCATCGAAAAGGCATCACAGAAGATTATCGCTGAGGAAAAAGGCTGGATGAGAGCCGGCAGAGGTCAGGTATCTGACGCTGAAATCCGTGCAGAAGGTCTTAACCTCGTCATGGGTACAACCCCCGGTATCATCGCAATCATCGGATGTCCGAACTATTCTGATTGTGCAAAAGCCGTTTACTACATTGCAGAGGAGTTCCTGAAGAGAAACTACATCGTTGTTGGTACCGGCTGTGGGTCCATGGACATGGGTATGTACAAGGACGAAGACGGCAAGACGCTTTATGAGAGATTCCCGGGAGGTTTCCAGTCCGGAGGACTTGTCAACATAGGATCATGTGTCTCGAACGCCCATATCACCGGAGCCGCTCAGAAAGTAGCCGGAATTTTCGGTGGCAGAACCATGGAAGGCAACCTGGCGGAAATTGCGGACTATGTCCTTAACCGTGTTGGTGCCTGCGGACTTGCATGGGGTGCATTCTCTCAGAAAGCTTCCTCAATTGGTACAGGATGTAACATCTACGGTATCCCTGCCGTGCTCGGTGCTCACAGCTCCAAGTACAGGAGAGCCCTGATTGCAAAGAACTATGATGAGTCCAAGTGGAAAGTCTACGACGCCAGAAACGGCGAGGAGATGCCAATCCCACCAGCGCCAGAATTCCTTCTGACCACAGCAGAGACCTGGCAGGAAGCAATCCCGATGATGGCAAAAGCCTGTCTCCGCCCGTCCGACAACAGCCTGGGCAGATCTATTAAGCTGACTCACTGGATGGAACTCCACGACAAATACATCGGCGGACTGCCCGAGGACTGGTGGAAGTTTATCAGGACAGAAGCCGACCTTCCACTTGCCAAACGTGCAGATCTCATGAAAAAACTCGAAGCAGAACGCGGATGGGAAATTGACTGGAAGAAGAAGAAGATCATATCTGGTCCGAAGATCAAGTTCGACGTATCGGCACAGCCCACTAACCTCAAGAGACTCTGTAAGGGGGCCTGAAAATGGTTGACACAACAAAGAACACCAAGCTCTTTACCAGCTACGGGGTGACTACCTCCAAAGCAGTCAACCCTGACATGGTAGCTAAGATGATCTCCAAGGCAAAGAGGCCGCTTTTTGTGGTCGGGACCGGAGTTCTTAGACCAGAAGTTCTGGACCGTGCAGTCAAGATTGCACAGAAAGCAAACATTCCGATTGCAGCTACCGGAAGCTCCCTCAAGGGATTCTTAGACAAGGGTGTAGATGCTAAATACATCAATTTGCACCAGCTAGGGTTCTATTTAACCGATCCTGCATGGCCCGGGCTTGACGGAAAAGGCAACTACGACACCATAATCGTCCTGGAATTCAAAAAATATTACATCAACCAGGTACTGTCCGGAACTAAGAACTTCTCCAATGTAAAAGCAATTTCAATCGGCAGAGATTACATCCAGAACGCAACAATGTCCTTCGGGAACATAAGCAGGGAAGACCACTACGCTGCCCTGGATGAACTAATTGACAACTTATAAATTTGATTTAGGAGGCGAAAAATAAATGGCAGATGAATTCCCATTTGAGATTTCCCCAATGTTTGAAGGAGAAAGAGTAAGGAAAGAAGGAATGTTCGTTGAACTCGGTGGTCCAAAATCACTTGGTCTCGAACTTGTCAGGGCTGCAGACATGGATGCGATTGAAGACGACAAAGTCACAATCATCGGTCCTGACCTCAAGGACATGGAAGAGGGAAAGACCTACCCCTGGGCAATGATCTTCAACATAGGCGGAGAACTTGTCGAGCCTGACCTTGAGTCTGTCGTAGAAAGGCGTGTCCACGACTTCATCAACTACTGCCAGGGCATTATGCACCTGAACCAGAGGTATGATGTCTGGATGAGAGTTTCCAAGGACACAGCTGCAAAGATGGACTCATTTGAGCCATTCGGAAAGGCAGTTATGATGCTCTTCAAGACAGAACTTCCATTTATCGAGAAGATGCAGGTAACTTTCTACACAGACAAGGATGAAGTCGAAAAGCAGATGGAAACAGCAAAGGAGATCTTCAAGGCAAGAGATGCAAGGACAAAGGACCTCCACGATGAAGATGTTGAAGTCTTCTATGGATGTACACTCTGCCAGTCCTTTGCTCCGACAAACGTCTGCGTTGTGTCCCCTGACAGGATCTCACTCTGCGGTGCTATCAACTGGTTCGACGGCCGTGCAGCAGCAAAAGTAGACCCTGAAGGACCACAGTTTGAAATTGCAAAGGGTGACCTTATCGACGCCGTTACAGGTGAATACACCGGAGTCAACGAAATCGCCAAGAAACTTTCAAGCGGCGAATTTGACAAGATTAAACTTCACTCCTTCTTTGACTGCCCGCACACATCATGCGGCTGCTTTGAAGTTGTAGGGTTCTACATCCCTGAAGTCGATGGTATAGGATGGGTAGACAGAGAATACCAGGGAATGGCTCCGAACGGTATCGGATTCTCAACCATGGCAGGCCAGACCGGTGGTGGAAAGCAGATCGTAGGGTTCCTCGGTATTGGTGTAAACTACTTCTACTCACCAAAGTTCATCCAGGCTGATGGCGGATGGAACAGAGTTGTATGGCTGCCTTCCAAACTCAAAGAGAAGATCGACGAAGCAATACCCGCTGACCTCAAAGACAAGATCGCAACAGAAAACGATGCAAGCGACATCGAGTCCCTGAAAGCCTTCCTCCAGGAGAAGAACCACCCTGTAGTTGCTACCTGGGCAGCAGCTGAAGAAGAGGAAGAAGAAGAGGAAGAAGAAGAGGAAGTAGCTGTTGCAGCAGCTCCGATGATGATGCCAGCAGCAGGATTCCAGATGCCGGCAATGCCAATGATGTCAGGCGGTTCAAGCGGTGGAATAAAGCTGACCTTCAAAACGCAAAGATCACCATTGACAGGATGATCATCAGCGAAAAGAAGGAAAAGAAATAACTGAACAACAACGGGCAATTGCCTAAAACCGAAAAACAATCAAAAGGGGTATTCTGTGACCAAAGTAATTGCAATAACGGGAAAAGGCGGAACTGGAAAAACAGCGGTAGCGGCTCTTCTGATCCGCTCCCTCTCTAAAAAAGGGCAGTTCATACTGGCAGTTGATGCAGATGCAGATACTAACCTGCCGGAAACCCTTGGATGTGAGAACGTAAAAACGATAGGGGATGCAAAGGAGTTTTTACAGGCTGAGATAACAAAACCAAGGCCTGACAATCCCGATATGAATAAGGAGTCCGTGCTCCAGAGCAAGGTATATGAGATCATTGAAGAGATGCCGGGTTACGACCTGCTGGTAATGGGAAGGCCCGAAGGCTCAGGGTGTTACTGTTATGTAAACAACCTCCTGAGGGGCATTATGGACAAACTGGTCAAAAACTATGATCTGGTTGTGATTGATGCAGAAGCCGGGCTTGAGCATTTCAGCCGAAAAATCATCCGGGATATTGATGATCTTATTGTGGTAACTGACGCCTCAAGAAGAGGGTTCCGAACTGCAGAAAGAATTCATGAACTTGTGGATGAACTCGAGTCAAATATAGGCAGTATTCACGTTATTGCAAACAAGGTTACAGATACTAACCGGGAAAAGCTCGTTAAACTGGCAGAGGAACTGAAACTGAACCTGATAGGTATGATTCCTCTTGACCCGAAAATTGAGGAAATGGACATAAAAGGTATACCTCTCTTTGAAATACCCGACGATTCGGTTGCTGCAGTGGAAATAGAAAATATTGTGAAAAAACTGGGGTTCTAACCCCAGATTACTTTTGAATCTGTGGATCAGCAGAAAACCACAAAAAATGCAGAAAATCACCGGGACAGAGAACAGGTGAACTTATCCGGTTTAAGAGCTTGAAACGGGATTTAAACCAAAATCAAAATTAAAATAATAAAAAGAACGGGGCAGAATCTGTTCCAGAATTAAAGGAAAGGAACGGAATGATTCAAAGGAATGATTCAAAGGAATGATTCAAAGGAACGGAATGATTCCTGCTCCGGACCCTGTATTATCAGGGCAAAAAATATGGAAACACATCCTGTATTATATCCTTTATTATAAGCCACTCATAAAAACGGATAAATTACGGAAACGGTGAGGTTTACATGGCAAAGAAAATGAAGTTATCTGATATTACAAACATGTTCGCGGGCATGGATGTAGAAGCCCTCGAAGGTGTTACTATAGAAGGGGACATTGAGATTGATCTCGGTGGACTCGGAGGCGGCTTTGACCCCATGCTTGCCGCTGCCCTGGGGCAG
This window of the Methanosarcina mazei S-6 genome carries:
- a CDS encoding ATP-binding protein, yielding MTKVIAITGKGGTGKTAVAALLIRSLSKKGQFILAVDADADTNLPETLGCENVKTIGDAKEFLQAEITKPRPDNPDMNKESVLQSKVYEIIEEMPGYDLLVMGRPEGSGCYCYVNNLLRGIMDKLVKNYDLVVIDAEAGLEHFSRKIIRDIDDLIVVTDASRRGFRTAERIHELVDELESNIGSIHVIANKVTDTNREKLVKLAEELKLNLIGMIPLDPKIEEMDIKGIPLFEIPDDSVAAVEIENIVKKLGF